In the Permianibacter fluminis genome, CCGTGATCAAGCTGGCCGACGATGCCGGCAAGCGCAGCGAATTCAAGCAGCAAGCTGAAGCGCTGGTTAGCGAACACCAGGGCACCGCCTACGCTCAGTTTGGTCAGCTGTATCTGGCCCGGGAAGCGGTGCGCGACAACGATCTGGCGCGTGCTGCCAGCCTGTTGCAGGCCGTGGTCAACAAACCGGAACACGAAGCGATTGGTCACGTCGCGACCTTGCGGTTGGCGCGGGTCAAACTGGCGCAGGGCGAAAGCGACGCAGCACTGAAGCTGGTTGATATCAGCAAGGAAAAAGCCGGTGCCTATGCTGGCGCTTACGCGCTGGTGCGTGGTGATGTCTTGACCGCGCTGAATCGTACTGCTGAAGCCAATGCCGCCTATCAGGACGCTGCTGCTGAGCAGAGCGTTGCGGCACAGGATCCGGCGCTGGCCATGA is a window encoding:
- a CDS encoding YfgM family protein, coding for MDVFTTEEQQLEVIKKWWRTNGSSVLIGAALGLAAIAGWKYYQQNELNKAVNASDAYEAVIKLADDAGKRSEFKQQAEALVSEHQGTAYAQFGQLYLAREAVRDNDLARAASLLQAVVNKPEHEAIGHVATLRLARVKLAQGESDAALKLVDISKEKAGAYAGAYALVRGDVLTALNRTAEANAAYQDAAAEQSVAAQDPALAMKLDASALPALATETAK